agaagtaaacaataattatagtctatagacattatataaaatattaaataaataatatttttaatgaacatcACAACTTCACAAGTATaactataatgttaaatataattatccataaagaataatattttgatcttATTTTACACTCATTATATGTCTATTcagatatttatatctatatatatatatctaaataacttcaaatatatttttataataaattgattttataaaacaataatgtcgattatatattaattttcattatttttaatgctcTTCTCAGGACCAGACTTAGGATTTTTAGACCCAGGCTCATCCTGTGAAGTGAGCTCTACGAAAGATAAAGAAAATAGTGTGATTGtgcaaataattaaacattatattacgtTTATGTTTAATTCGGCTCGAATTCTTCTATATATCACACACAAAACCTACttgttattatcaattatcatccacgatttttaaatttcaatacccATTACCCatcgttattttttctaattgtttaatattttttaaaaaaaaactaatattacgACTCACCTAAATTCATTTAATGCGGCAATTTAGATAATCGAGTACCGACTcggatatatttaaaataacaattattatcaaattaaaaaaaaaattcttgagTATTTGTTGCATATTATACAGCATATTTCCTTACTTTTTAGTGCATGAAAATCTGtgctttaattataactatctaTATCTTACTAACAAATTATCGCATAcgacttattaattttgatttctatCAAAGTAAGTAGGCACGTATTTACGAActagaattaataatactataatagtttatatttatatacagcaTATGACTGAAGTATGGGAATAATAACAACTTAACGATTATGACGTCTATCTTATCTTATGACTGAAATacgtatgttataatatgtaccacaataaattaacaaacaatttaCACAATTGATTTAACACTATCATAATGTGTGATATGActgatataaatgatattaatgtataaaataattaattaacgtattttaatattttatacttggacTGTAAGGCTATACCCAGTGGTGTATTGATAGAAATATTCATAGGTATGGAGTAGgtacactatatttttatgcaaataagTGACAAtggtaaaaacattaaaacccgtgtaattaaatttcaataaaccaAATTGAATTACTCGTTCGACattcaatttatgtataaatatcaaaatatttttttttcaaaaatgtcgtTTTAAAATGACTACAgatttacaacaaaaatattgttacttttcgagatattacattaatcaattaatgtgTGTTAACTGTGAAAGGAAATAAAGAACAACCTTGCATAGCGTTGAGTCTTGCGTGTATTCTCATGTTAACAGTATTATAGTCGTATAGTTGCCTTTTTATCATCCAatcaatcataaatttaaattaagtaagtaaaaacaattatattaatgtataatacctgCAGAACGcggctgtatattataatttaataggtatgatatattttaacaacatcattcattataaatgtataaaacaatatactaaaacattaaaactgcAGAATCGTTagattcaaaaattgttttattcatcAATATAGCACTAATACGTTGTATAAAACGGTAAGTTACGCGCGATCTAGTATTCCTCGTAAGCACTATATCTTACGAAAACAATATGACCTCTCCAGCAAGGTAGCGTGGACAAATATGTGAGTACACTATAGAATACGATTCTAAATCATTTCTATCTCTAAAAAGTTGTCCTACCTACAAACGTGTTACAGAATAATCTGaactaaattctaaataaaataatataacagcaACTATTGATTTCCATTATTTGGCCATATGagaataaattgttaacattactgtagatataaataatcagaACTAAAAACAACTTACAAAGGACCGACCTTGTATAAAATGTCCAAGCTTTTTATCTTGCAAAATaacattcaaacattttactgaagaaaaatttaaaagtattataacacATACCATGCGTAGATGTGTAGAAAATGATACCTAATATGGACATATTTTGGtgaacatttttactatttgcagtaaatttttaagtacaccaaaaatatataattgattgggtaaaatattatcataaaaatatttgtttcctataattgattttctccgtttattattttgaaaattaagaattttttaatctttaaccCCCCACCACACACAAAATACCAAATAGACTAGGTAAGTAGATGACTACCACCTCTTTTTtgagtgtttttaaattgtatctttttatttataacataataagatttataataatctaaaaatttcaCGATCACAAGCTTTAatctatatacaatttataataatagacagGGATATGAGCACATCATTAGTCATGccttatttacataaatgctgaattaaattaatactagatatacaaatataatctaatacgaaaatgtttgattatgCCTATAGCTAGCTagtaatggtaataataaataaagtaagtttaagacaagtatattatagggTGCCTCAAAATACGCAACTACCAATTCCaaagtttaatttgtatataataataatatattataattattaattatatactatattatattattattgtgacttAATAGAattgaattttacaataaaatataaaatggattGCGATTAATAACtcgtttttaatgtatattatattaaaataggtacaccTATATGGCTATCAGAGATAAGTCGATCGATAGGGTTTCTTACCgatttttagtacctacaatattatacataattattaactaattaatatattattagttattgcatATGTAGTAGCAATTTTAGTTACTAATTAGTGATGGACAattgtttaagtatttgtttagaattaaaatcatagatttaattgttttatattgttttaaagatTCCTCTCTCCGCGATCTAAATAATGAACTTTTTAATGTAGATTTCTTCAATTAGTTAAACTAACAATGTCCATTCTaggagaattattttttattgattacgaTACATCGTaaactacctattaaaatCTCCAAAATTTACTGGTTGCAAAATTACAGCATTACAAAATAGTCCGCTAAAAAGTTgcattaatgattataactgTCTAGTGACCTTCATGATTCGACGATGAAACCATCTCATGGAACCTACCAAAATGAAGTAGCATTAAAGTCCTTGAGTAGCTCATTAAACGCAATTACCTTGCAAGTACTAAGTGTgtcattatgtatacatttcgaAATTATGATGACAATAATAGTACAAGTTCAGccaaatgtttaatacaattttgaacatAATCGAGATtacttaacaaattaaaaattcaatactatgtaatttattttcaaatatgaacgtatatttacacattaccACTTGCCTTATTAATTCCGTGTTGAAAtacaaaaaccatttaaaaatattaaacattaccaacacgtattttataaatattattatttgacacttgatttatagattttaaaaacatcacgtgtacctatacctaatacaGTGACGGAACTAGGATTTTCTCATGGGGgggatataaatattttcttactgaacatgtataggtatatatgctTTATTCTACTAGATTTAATTTCCACGGCTACGGGGGGGGGATCTATCCCCCATATCCCTACCCCCGTAGATCCGCCACTGACCTACTATAATGTAAACCACtgttaatacaaaaacaattacatttgTAAACagaataggtaattaatacaattactaaaaattgtaaaatgtaataatataaattgtataggtagtaCATAGGTACCATCTATCACTGAAATCTGCAATCTGCATATGTATTCTAATACTTCACATAAAACACgctatatttaaacttttaaattttaataccattagtcgcaaaattgtttttatttatgaaatatatgtaataatgccAACAACtagagataaataaaaattagtaaactttaaaattatcaatatacaatataaattacccGCGATGTATTAGCAGTCGGAAGCAGTTAACCAAGGTTTACCAGTAAGCTTCAGCCTTTAGTACACTATATCAATGGgacttataactatttaacaataatattattacttacaggTACCTACTATTGTACCATTGTAAAATACCTTCTAATCTGATCATGATAACAGTTCTTAGACTGAGAATTTTTACCCTTAGTAAAAAGATTTTACCAAACATTGCAAGTTCTACATAATTTGCAAACATTTGTCAacattttcagtatttttattttccgagTACTagaattaatatgattaattaggttagttttttaagataatcattttataaaggccatacttaataatatctaactaTAAACTAGTAATAACTATCTGTAGTAACTATCATAAACTACAGCTAAACTGTCTATACTTATGTTTTAGTAAGtcagtgtataaattatttctgactttttttttttttaattttagatggaTTAAAAAGCAATtccattaattttgtaaaacatctatcatttttcaatattgacTATTGATTATCTTAAACATTACTAGGAATAGAAAACAgagcaaaaaattaaatgcaaataaatataagtttttcaaatgacaaattataatactatctcTTTCACatcttaacatttatttatattgcagGTCAAGTTAACAAGgagataaacatatttaatggaAGTTCAAAATTGTCatacaacataatacaatttaaaaaaaatattgataattttgttaaattattatttctgaaaaagaagtatttcataaaacataataaattaaaagttttaaacaaattattcagCGCCAATTCATATTGCActtattgtactatttttctagatctacaaagtaaaatataaacttaaattttataaaatattaatactttaattgaattttataggcactgattttactaaaaaatcaattaaaaattaatattttttgggaTGTCAAAttgaatatgttaaaaaattcaataaatctgCACTAAAAACCTTCCCATAAGTTTGAGATCAGGAAaagtttatttcaaattaaacaaagtgaatgctttaaaaaaaaaataacataaaattaaagacaAATGGCACGccatgttattaaaatacgttGGTGGTTTAGTAAACAATAGTAGTAACCccttttagaaataaaattgaaactattcaaaaaaaaaataagattattatgtatatgcatttttcaagtttttcatttaacataaatatgttcaattattaatataaaatacatatttgtttgttttctaCGCCCTATTTTTATACGATACTTGAAAAATGCATAGTTGTCAAATGCAGTGGTAGATTGGATATATAtgcttttacttattattaacatatttattttgactacccacaatatattactaataggTCTACATCAACactattcttaaataaaacaagcatttaaccttaaataaaattaacttacatataatcaaaaataaattattttaggtattattaatgttatacatagaaatataattaaacacttaaaataatttttgttaaataacctTATTGCTCAacttaaatctaataaaaaccGTTAGTAAAACACTTTTAGTAATTCACTGATGAgactaataaatttgaataacatttatattcatttatattcatCTCATGTGTTTTGaactcaatttttataacagtcttcattgaaaaaaaataggtatatacaataaaagaaGACGAAAATCAAATTGACTGTACAGCAGAGCTGAGATGTATCTCTTGACGTTGATTACACTCGTTTCTTCCGGTGGTAGGTTCTACTCTGGCGCGAGATACTATGCTGCGCTTTATCGCCATTTGTAATGTGTGCCTGCGATTTAATCTTTGAACACATGATACACATAATGTAAGCGGCAAACCATCAGAAGATTTAATCTAAAACAgaagaaaatattcatttatccCAGATAGATCATAGACCAAGTATcatcttttttataaatacctatctaaataatatagtacaagaCAGGTTTTtagttgaataatatacagaattaagtccttatatttttttaatctgctatgtataattaaaaaccataagCTATTCTGTGACTATAAAAACCTTTCACattgatactattattttaaatacattgaacCCTGCCCTACTGAACATatccttattattaattcacaaatattttaaaaaatatgtatatttaaggaTGGTTTTAtggaattttgtttattttttaagtgtagTAATATTGTAGTCATTTGTAACACTTTTTCATTGgaaaacaatgataaattattttaccaaaaaaaaaaaaaaattatggattAACAACAAagtttacacaaaaaaaaggttataataaataatttagataaattagattttgggttggtttacttatattatttctttattgataatttaatattcttataaattaaatcaaaaatgtaataattttaaaacaattaataattattatcccaTTTATATGCTCGGAAAAACTACTAAACATATCCTTAGGTTAGGGCAGATTTAGgctaatagaatattatatataatgtgctCAAAAAGTATATTCTAAGAAATATGGTATTACCTAtgtgttttttatatgtacaaacaaataaaaatatgatttataaaaaatacacaatctatacatacctacataaattacaattgCGATAAACAATACATGATAAGAATTGAacaaaattgaacatttttgttgaaataaaataaaattaagaacaaataggaaataataataaaaaaatgtttaaaagaaattatgagtaaagaaataattttagaaataaacttgtaataaactcaataatataatcttgaattatgaaaaatgaaaataccaTAGTTTTAATCTCCAATAAGTGAAACAAATTTCTATctaatttaactgtattttgtccctaccaaaaaatataccaaGTACTACAATATCCAAATCTTGTACATAATGCTCTATACCCTACTCTCGCTAGCTTATCTCATCATAAAGTTGAACGAGGCGAGGATGAAGCGAGACACTGGCTCCATACTCTCACAAAAACCAAGCAAGGCAACCATGTTATTGTCTCGTGACCAAAACACCGACACTAAACGGAGAGTACAAA
The DNA window shown above is from Aphis gossypii isolate Hap1 chromosome 2, ASM2018417v2, whole genome shotgun sequence and carries:
- the LOC114119843 gene encoding uncharacterized protein LOC114119843, with product MGSVNNAVRCGFICRLCSKIDKRVVHIYGELGRKYNLVQKIRDYLPIKIKSSDGLPLTLCVSCVQRLNRRHTLQMAIKRSIVSRARVEPTTGRNECNQRQEIHLSSAVQSI